In Acidaminococcus fermentans DSM 20731, one genomic interval encodes:
- the aroF gene encoding 3-deoxy-7-phosphoheptulonate synthase → MIIVMKKGAPKEVTEKLKQSLEQRGFTIHDSIGENQEVLGIVGDTSILDPEDFMVNPWVDKAMRVQEPFKRANRMFHPDDSVIDVSGVKVGGKKLVVIAGPCSVEGQEQMDTIAASVRASGADMLRGGAFKPRTSPYSFQGLGDKGLDLIRQAGNANHLPIVTEIMSADKIDEFVEKVDLIQVGARNMQNFTLLKELGKLKKPILLKRGLSATIEEWLMSAEYIMSEGNENVILCERGIRTFETYTRNTLDLSAVQAVKRLSHLPVIVDPSHATGKAWMVPTMSKAAIAAGADGLIIETHNDPQHAWCDGAQSLSLPEFAQLMKDLKVLAPAVGREL, encoded by the coding sequence ATGATCATTGTAATGAAAAAAGGGGCACCCAAAGAAGTTACGGAGAAACTGAAACAGAGCCTGGAGCAGCGGGGCTTCACCATCCATGACAGCATCGGGGAAAATCAGGAAGTGCTGGGAATCGTCGGGGACACCAGCATCCTGGATCCGGAAGATTTCATGGTGAACCCCTGGGTGGACAAGGCCATGCGGGTCCAGGAACCCTTCAAGCGGGCCAACCGGATGTTCCATCCGGACGATTCCGTCATCGATGTGAGCGGGGTCAAGGTGGGGGGCAAAAAGCTGGTGGTGATCGCCGGACCCTGCTCGGTGGAAGGCCAGGAACAGATGGACACCATTGCTGCTTCCGTCAGGGCCAGCGGCGCGGACATGCTCCGGGGCGGAGCCTTCAAACCCCGTACCTCTCCCTACTCTTTCCAGGGCCTGGGAGACAAGGGGCTGGATCTGATCCGTCAGGCGGGGAATGCCAACCATCTGCCCATTGTGACGGAAATCATGTCTGCGGACAAGATCGATGAATTCGTGGAAAAGGTGGATCTGATCCAGGTGGGAGCCCGGAACATGCAGAACTTCACCCTGCTGAAGGAACTGGGGAAACTGAAGAAACCCATCCTGCTGAAGCGGGGTCTGTCCGCCACCATCGAGGAATGGCTCATGAGTGCGGAATACATCATGTCCGAAGGGAATGAAAACGTCATCCTCTGCGAACGGGGCATCCGGACCTTTGAAACCTACACCCGGAATACCCTGGATCTGTCGGCAGTCCAGGCAGTGAAGCGGCTGAGCCATCTGCCGGTGATCGTGGATCCCAGCCATGCCACCGGGAAGGCCTGGATGGTGCCCACCATGAGCAAGGCGGCCATTGCCGCCGGGGCGGACGGGCTCATCATCGAGACCCACAACGATCCCCAGCATGCCTGGTGCGATGGGGCCCAGAGCCTGTCCCTGCCGGAATTCGCTCAGCTGATGAAGGACCTGAAGGTCCTGGCCCCTGCAGTGGGTCGGGAACTGTAA
- a CDS encoding prephenate dehydrogenase, protein MKKLQDTVVAIVGLGLIGGSYAKALKSQKVKRIIGMDRNHIVSLMALDEGYVTELADEDPERLREADVIICCMYPGAFVPFVRDHVKYFKKDVLLTDVMGIKGSIPDQVDALLGPEMDFVPTHPMAGREGKGYSQSTSQIFQGANFILIHREGNRPEHRDWLRNMAYELGCARVVELTVEEHDSIIAYTSDLPHVMAVSLINSDSMQENTKYFVAGSFRDATRVADINAKLWSDLFLLNKGPVIQEINKLEQELEHWKSALQQDDREELEQMMDKAKKKRRDMFYGKNLR, encoded by the coding sequence ATGAAGAAACTGCAGGATACGGTTGTTGCCATTGTGGGACTGGGCCTGATCGGCGGATCCTATGCCAAAGCCCTGAAAAGCCAGAAGGTGAAACGGATCATCGGCATGGACCGGAACCACATCGTTTCCCTGATGGCCCTGGACGAAGGGTATGTGACGGAACTGGCGGATGAAGATCCGGAACGGCTCCGGGAGGCGGATGTGATCATCTGCTGCATGTACCCTGGCGCCTTTGTCCCCTTTGTCCGGGACCATGTGAAGTACTTCAAAAAAGATGTGCTGCTTACGGACGTGATGGGGATCAAGGGATCCATTCCGGATCAGGTGGATGCTCTGCTGGGACCGGAGATGGATTTTGTACCAACCCATCCCATGGCGGGACGGGAAGGAAAGGGCTACAGCCAGAGTACCTCCCAGATTTTCCAGGGGGCCAATTTCATCCTGATCCACCGGGAAGGGAACCGGCCCGAACACCGGGACTGGCTCCGGAACATGGCCTATGAACTGGGCTGTGCCCGGGTGGTGGAGCTGACGGTGGAGGAACACGACAGCATCATCGCCTACACCAGCGATCTGCCCCATGTGATGGCGGTTTCCCTGATCAACAGTGATTCCATGCAGGAAAACACCAAATATTTCGTGGCGGGGTCCTTCCGGGACGCCACCCGGGTGGCGGACATCAACGCCAAATTGTGGAGCGACCTGTTCCTGCTGAACAAGGGCCCGGTGATCCAGGAAATCAACAAACTGGAACAGGAACTGGAACACTGGAAAAGCGCCCTCCAGCAGGATGACCGGGAAGAACTGGAACAGATGATGGACAAGGCGAAAAAGAAAAGAAGGGACATGTTTTATGGAAAAAATCTTCGTTGA
- a CDS encoding FtsB family cell division protein: protein MDSRRKTNRRFLVLVLVCCLPLLGSAVHQGYRIFRIHQESVRTEKKVQQLKAENDALAQEKENLGDIRYIEKVARDEHNMVGKNEIPLFMVKK, encoded by the coding sequence ATGGATTCCAGACGCAAAACCAACAGACGTTTCCTGGTACTGGTCCTGGTATGCTGTCTGCCCTTATTGGGCAGCGCGGTCCATCAGGGATACCGGATCTTCCGGATCCATCAGGAAAGCGTGCGGACAGAAAAGAAAGTCCAGCAGCTGAAAGCGGAAAACGACGCCCTGGCACAGGAAAAGGAAAACCTGGGCGATATCCGGTATATAGAAAAAGTCGCCCGCGACGAGCATAATATGGTGGGAAAGAACGAGATCCCGCTGTTTATGGTGAAGAAGTGA
- a CDS encoding Mrp/NBP35 family ATP-binding protein: MSECDHCDHSHCSGCESNPKQNPQDTAIADFLAHVKHKIVVMSGKGGVGKSTVSVDLALLLSQRGYQVGLMDVDLHGPSVAGMLGFMDKHVQVEGEKLVPFRYSDHLEFLSAQGFLAQQDDALIWRGPLKVGAIRQFMSDTKWDPLDYLIIDCPPGTGDEPLTVVQTIKDAEAIIVTTPQKVALADVRKSLSFCQLGQIPVRGIIENMSGFVCPHCGQEVDIFKAGGGKALAEEKGLPFLGRIPIDPQVVAAEDEGNPLANISEASRKALNAIVDKVVEQDQ, translated from the coding sequence ATGAGCGAATGTGATCACTGCGATCATTCCCACTGCTCCGGCTGTGAATCCAATCCGAAGCAGAATCCCCAGGATACGGCCATTGCCGATTTCCTGGCCCATGTGAAACATAAAATCGTCGTCATGAGCGGCAAAGGGGGCGTGGGCAAAAGCACGGTTTCCGTGGACCTGGCCCTGCTGCTCAGCCAGCGGGGCTATCAGGTGGGCCTGATGGACGTGGATCTCCACGGCCCCAGCGTGGCCGGCATGCTGGGCTTCATGGACAAACATGTCCAGGTGGAAGGGGAAAAACTGGTGCCCTTCCGCTACAGCGACCATCTGGAATTCCTGTCCGCCCAGGGCTTCCTGGCCCAGCAGGACGATGCCCTGATCTGGCGGGGTCCCCTGAAGGTGGGGGCCATCCGGCAGTTCATGAGCGATACCAAATGGGATCCCCTGGATTACCTGATCATCGACTGCCCGCCGGGCACCGGGGATGAACCCCTGACCGTGGTCCAGACCATCAAGGATGCGGAAGCCATCATCGTCACCACCCCCCAGAAAGTGGCTCTGGCGGATGTGCGGAAATCCCTCAGCTTCTGCCAGCTGGGCCAGATCCCGGTCCGGGGCATCATCGAGAACATGAGCGGGTTCGTCTGCCCCCACTGCGGCCAGGAAGTGGATATCTTCAAAGCCGGCGGCGGCAAGGCCCTGGCGGAAGAAAAAGGACTGCCTTTCCTGGGCCGGATCCCCATCGATCCCCAGGTGGTGGCTGCCGAAGACGAAGGCAACCCCCTGGCCAACATCAGCGAAGCCAGCCGCAAGGCCCTGAATGCCATTGTGGATAAGGTTGTGGAACAGGATCAGTAA
- the mazG gene encoding nucleoside triphosphate pyrophosphohydrolase, which translates to MKTLHEKGIHQPGVLDLRPLMELVRVLREPGGCPWDRVQTHQSMRRELVEEVYEMLEAIDDGNVAGMREEMGDVLLQVVFHARLAEEEGLFAMQDVIDDVVKKLVHRHPHVFGSTRVSGAGEVMANWETLKAQEKTERTHALDGIAKGLPALMRAYKLSARAAKTGFEWPDAPSAWEKVQEEEKELQEAVEACDRDRTEEELGDLFFALAVYARKLDLEPETTLNRANNKFQHRFEHLEARIKAEGKDWKDLTLDDLETRWQEAKKETGA; encoded by the coding sequence ATGAAAACACTCCATGAAAAAGGCATCCACCAGCCGGGGGTCCTGGACCTGCGGCCCCTGATGGAACTGGTCCGGGTACTCCGGGAACCGGGCGGCTGTCCCTGGGACCGGGTCCAGACCCACCAGTCCATGCGCCGGGAACTGGTGGAAGAAGTCTATGAAATGCTGGAAGCCATCGATGACGGCAATGTGGCCGGCATGCGGGAAGAAATGGGGGATGTGCTCCTCCAGGTGGTGTTCCACGCCCGGCTGGCAGAAGAAGAGGGACTCTTTGCCATGCAGGATGTGATCGACGATGTGGTGAAGAAACTGGTCCACCGGCATCCCCATGTGTTTGGCAGCACCCGGGTCAGCGGCGCCGGGGAAGTGATGGCCAACTGGGAAACCCTGAAGGCCCAGGAAAAGACCGAACGGACCCATGCCCTGGACGGCATCGCCAAGGGACTGCCGGCCCTGATGCGGGCCTACAAACTCAGCGCCAGGGCGGCCAAAACCGGTTTTGAATGGCCGGATGCCCCTTCCGCATGGGAGAAGGTGCAGGAAGAGGAAAAAGAGCTCCAGGAGGCCGTGGAAGCCTGTGACAGGGACCGGACCGAGGAGGAACTGGGGGACCTGTTCTTTGCCCTGGCCGTCTACGCCCGGAAACTGGACCTGGAGCCGGAAACCACTCTGAACCGGGCCAACAACAAATTCCAGCACCGGTTCGAACATCTGGAAGCCCGGATCAAGGCAGAGGGAAAGGACTGGAAGGACCTGACCCTGGATGACCTGGAAACCCGGTGGCAGGAGGCGAAGAAGGAGACGGGGGCTTGA
- the aroB gene encoding 3-dehydroquinate synthase, with the protein MEKIFVDLGKESYTIAIEPHSWSGFGKKIRALSRGDKAAVITDRTVDGLYGADLEQQLRAEGFQVRRLVMEPGEDHKNLDTFGKMVRACADFGMTRSDLVITLGGGVPGDLGGFAAASFLRGVDFIQVPTTLLAQIDSSVGGKVAVDLPEGKNLVGAFYQPKGVLMDPVLLRSLDRRYLHDGLAEVIKCAAFGDPDLFAALEDFSGDEDVLAHAAEISAACCRIKVKVVEEDERDVGARMVLNFGHTIGHAVERYYHYEKYTHGEGVAIGMVRLTRNTEKMGLTEPGTADRIRRLLQKYDIPTEDPISDEDVLAGITMDKKKRGNQITLVIVPAIGKRMLKKVDFADLRPYVKG; encoded by the coding sequence ATGGAAAAAATCTTCGTTGATCTGGGCAAAGAATCCTATACCATTGCAATCGAACCCCATTCCTGGTCCGGATTCGGGAAAAAGATCCGGGCTCTGTCCCGAGGGGACAAGGCGGCGGTGATCACGGACCGGACGGTGGACGGCCTGTACGGGGCGGATCTGGAACAGCAGCTCCGGGCGGAAGGGTTCCAGGTGCGCCGGCTGGTGATGGAACCCGGGGAAGACCACAAGAACCTGGACACCTTTGGGAAGATGGTCCGGGCCTGTGCGGATTTCGGCATGACCCGCAGCGATCTGGTGATCACCCTGGGGGGAGGCGTTCCCGGTGACCTGGGGGGCTTTGCGGCAGCCAGCTTCCTCCGGGGGGTGGATTTCATCCAGGTGCCCACCACCCTGCTGGCCCAGATCGACAGCAGCGTGGGAGGCAAGGTGGCAGTGGACCTGCCGGAAGGGAAGAACCTGGTGGGAGCCTTCTACCAGCCCAAAGGGGTGCTGATGGATCCGGTCCTGCTCCGGAGCCTGGACCGCCGGTATCTCCACGATGGCCTGGCGGAAGTGATCAAATGCGCGGCCTTCGGGGATCCGGACCTGTTCGCAGCCCTGGAGGATTTTTCCGGGGATGAGGACGTCCTGGCCCATGCGGCGGAAATCAGTGCCGCCTGCTGCCGGATCAAGGTGAAGGTGGTGGAAGAGGATGAACGGGACGTGGGAGCCCGGATGGTGCTGAACTTCGGCCACACCATCGGTCATGCGGTGGAACGGTATTACCACTATGAAAAATACACCCACGGGGAAGGGGTGGCCATCGGCATGGTGCGGCTGACCCGGAATACGGAAAAAATGGGGCTGACGGAACCCGGAACCGCGGACCGGATCCGGCGGCTGCTCCAGAAGTATGACATTCCCACGGAAGATCCCATCAGCGATGAGGATGTGCTGGCAGGGATCACCATGGACAAAAAGAAGCGGGGCAATCAGATCACCCTGGTGATCGTACCGGCCATCGGGAAGCGGATGCTGAAAAAGGTGGATTTTGCCGATCTGCGGCCCTATGTGAAAGGATGA
- a CDS encoding putative polysaccharide biosynthesis protein: MADRFMKGTLILTAAGLMVKILGSVNRILLSRLLGGEGIGLYQIAYPLYLLLVALSSAGIPAAMSILISRRAAAGDRQGARGILGISAGLMALAGVAFAGLAWALVPWLIDGGIVKDGRARLAMLALVPAIGLSIPAACLRGYFQGFQEMTPTAVSQILEQFTRVVTMVLLAWILLPRGLDWGAAGAAFGAVPGAVVSLGSLLWFVRRQQKRWKREPAAPAGAGERPSLSRTAWQLVSLALPVTCANLMVPVVSGIEMILVPDRLLAADFTVAASTRALGYLSGMAMPLVNMGTIPTNSLAASVVPAVAEAKALGRRDLMGSKTRRAFRFFLLLNVPAAVGVGLLGTPISQVLYGTVHAGPVITALAPAIFFLGLHQVSTAILQGLGHTRVPMMNMLLSLLVKVGLLWVLTANPLWNIQGAAWATDANLAMAGLGNLLWMYHSDRLSLPGKNCLRIGFSAAVMGLVLWAGAPAAARLLPGLVLRLAVEICAGALVYGLCLLATGELKLRDLKKKK; encoded by the coding sequence ATGGCAGACCGGTTTATGAAAGGGACCCTGATTCTGACGGCGGCAGGGCTCATGGTAAAAATCCTGGGATCCGTGAACCGGATCCTTCTGTCCCGTCTCCTGGGCGGGGAGGGCATCGGCCTGTACCAGATCGCCTATCCCCTGTACCTGCTGCTGGTGGCCCTGTCTTCGGCGGGGATCCCGGCGGCCATGTCCATCCTGATCTCCCGCCGGGCCGCCGCCGGAGACCGGCAGGGAGCCCGGGGGATTCTGGGGATTTCCGCCGGGCTCATGGCCCTGGCCGGGGTGGCTTTTGCCGGGCTGGCCTGGGCCCTGGTGCCCTGGCTCATCGACGGGGGCATCGTGAAGGACGGACGGGCCCGGCTGGCCATGCTGGCCCTGGTGCCGGCCATCGGTCTGTCCATTCCCGCCGCCTGTCTCCGGGGGTATTTCCAGGGCTTCCAGGAAATGACCCCCACGGCGGTGTCCCAGATCCTGGAACAGTTCACCCGAGTGGTGACCATGGTGCTCCTGGCCTGGATCCTGCTGCCCCGGGGACTGGACTGGGGGGCGGCGGGAGCGGCCTTCGGTGCCGTGCCTGGAGCGGTGGTCAGCCTGGGGAGCCTGCTGTGGTTCGTCCGCCGGCAGCAGAAACGGTGGAAACGGGAACCGGCGGCCCCTGCCGGAGCGGGAGAACGGCCTTCTCTTTCCCGTACCGCCTGGCAGCTGGTATCCCTGGCCCTGCCGGTGACCTGCGCCAACCTGATGGTGCCCGTGGTCAGCGGCATCGAGATGATTCTGGTGCCGGACCGGCTGCTGGCGGCAGACTTTACCGTGGCCGCTTCCACCCGGGCCCTGGGGTACCTGTCCGGCATGGCCATGCCTTTGGTGAACATGGGGACCATTCCCACCAATTCCCTGGCGGCTTCGGTGGTGCCGGCGGTGGCGGAAGCCAAAGCTCTGGGCCGCCGGGACCTGATGGGAAGCAAAACCCGCCGGGCCTTCCGGTTCTTCCTGCTGCTGAACGTGCCGGCGGCAGTGGGGGTGGGCCTTCTGGGGACACCCATTTCCCAGGTGCTCTACGGCACCGTCCATGCGGGACCGGTGATCACCGCCCTGGCTCCGGCCATTTTCTTCCTGGGGCTCCACCAGGTGTCCACCGCCATCCTCCAGGGACTGGGCCATACCCGGGTGCCCATGATGAACATGCTCCTGAGCCTCCTGGTGAAAGTGGGGCTCCTGTGGGTCCTTACCGCCAATCCCCTCTGGAACATCCAGGGGGCGGCCTGGGCCACCGATGCCAACCTGGCCATGGCCGGCCTGGGAAACCTGCTGTGGATGTACCACAGCGACCGACTGTCCCTGCCCGGGAAAAACTGTCTGCGGATCGGGTTTTCAGCGGCGGTGATGGGACTGGTCCTGTGGGCCGGGGCTCCTGCTGCCGCCCGGCTGCTGCCCGGACTGGTACTCCGTCTGGCGGTGGAAATCTGCGCCGGGGCCCTGGTGTACGGACTGTGCCTGCTGGCCACCGGAGAACTGAAACTCCGGGATCTGAAAAAGAAGAAATGA
- the aroA gene encoding 3-phosphoshikimate 1-carboxyvinyltransferase, with protein sequence MTTLRIEPRSLTGTLRVPSSKSMGHRALVCAALAQGSSQVEGVSVSRDILATCDCLRQLGAVITSREETGGRTAFTVEGTRPHQVGTEMDCGESGSTLRFLIPLAALTGDAFTFQGSGKLGSRPLEPYEVIFRQQGLVFRKGSARDNFPLTVQGPLRPGHFTLPGDVSSQFISGLLFALPLLEGESTLEITGKLESQSYIALTLSALQKYGITIEHENYRRYRIPGNQQYQPREGAVEGDYSQAAFWLTAGMLGRTISLLGMDPDSLQGDKAIIPILQKMGGQVVFEGDRLVSRPGTPIGTTIDAADCPDIIPVLTVAAALSQGHTEIIHAERLRLKECDRLKAMATELNKLGARITEKPDGLSIDGVEELSGGTVDCWNDHRIAMSLAVASILCREPLTLMGAECVSKSYPEFWQDFKTLGGQYEQCNG encoded by the coding sequence ATGACCACACTGCGTATCGAACCCCGGTCCCTGACCGGGACTCTCCGGGTGCCTTCCTCCAAGAGCATGGGGCACCGGGCCCTCGTCTGTGCGGCCCTGGCCCAGGGCTCCAGCCAGGTGGAGGGAGTCAGCGTCAGTCGGGATATCCTGGCCACCTGTGACTGTCTCCGGCAGCTGGGGGCCGTCATCACCAGCCGGGAAGAGACGGGGGGCCGGACGGCTTTCACCGTGGAAGGCACGCGTCCTCACCAGGTGGGGACGGAAATGGACTGCGGGGAATCCGGGTCCACCCTCCGGTTCCTGATCCCTCTGGCGGCTCTTACCGGGGATGCCTTTACCTTCCAGGGATCCGGGAAACTCGGCAGTCGGCCCCTGGAACCCTATGAAGTCATTTTCCGCCAGCAGGGCCTGGTGTTCCGAAAAGGGAGCGCCAGGGACAATTTTCCCCTGACGGTCCAGGGTCCGCTCCGGCCCGGGCATTTTACCCTGCCCGGGGATGTGAGCAGCCAGTTCATCAGCGGGCTGCTGTTTGCCCTGCCCCTGCTGGAAGGGGAATCCACCCTGGAAATCACCGGGAAACTGGAAAGCCAGAGCTACATCGCCCTGACCCTTTCCGCCCTGCAGAAATACGGCATCACCATCGAACACGAAAACTACCGACGGTACCGGATCCCCGGGAACCAGCAGTACCAGCCCCGGGAAGGGGCCGTGGAAGGGGACTATTCCCAGGCCGCCTTCTGGCTCACCGCCGGGATGCTGGGCCGGACCATCAGCCTTCTGGGCATGGATCCGGATTCCCTCCAGGGGGATAAAGCCATCATCCCCATCCTCCAGAAAATGGGAGGACAGGTGGTCTTTGAAGGGGACAGACTGGTGAGCCGGCCGGGCACGCCCATCGGCACCACCATCGATGCTGCCGACTGTCCGGACATCATTCCGGTGCTGACGGTGGCGGCAGCCCTCAGCCAGGGCCACACGGAAATCATCCATGCGGAGCGGCTGCGGCTGAAGGAATGTGACCGGCTGAAGGCCATGGCCACGGAACTGAACAAACTGGGAGCCCGGATCACGGAAAAACCGGACGGCCTTTCCATCGACGGGGTGGAAGAACTGTCCGGGGGCACCGTGGACTGCTGGAACGACCACCGGATCGCCATGAGCCTGGCGGTGGCCAGCATCCTGTGCCGGGAACCCCTGACCCTGATGGGGGCCGAATGCGTTTCCAAATCCTATCCGGAATTCTGGCAGGATTTCAAGACCTTAGGAGGACAATATGAGCAGTGTAATGGGTGA
- a CDS encoding HU family DNA-binding protein: protein MNKSELIAEVASKTALPKKDAEKAVNAFIDTVKEAVANKDKVQLIGFGTFEARVRNARSGKNPRTGETIEIAEANVPAFKAGKAFKDAVNK, encoded by the coding sequence ATGAACAAAAGTGAATTGATTGCTGAAGTTGCGTCCAAAACCGCGCTGCCCAAAAAAGATGCTGAAAAGGCTGTGAACGCTTTCATCGATACCGTAAAGGAAGCCGTAGCCAACAAAGATAAAGTACAACTGATCGGTTTCGGTACTTTCGAAGCTCGCGTTCGTAATGCCCGCAGCGGCAAGAATCCTCGCACTGGTGAAACCATTGAAATTGCAGAAGCCAATGTTCCTGCTTTCAAAGCCGGGAAGGCTTTCAAGGATGCCGTAAACAAATAA